One part of the Anaeromyxobacter sp. Fw109-5 genome encodes these proteins:
- a CDS encoding FliI/YscN family ATPase, which translates to MSAPHRHRDALDRAAPLRLRGRVTRLVGLVIEAEAAGVRQGEAVEILTPGREPLLAEVVGFRDERAVLLPLGDPAGLGADSEIVSTGRPLSIRAGDGLLGRVLDGLGRPLDGLPLPASLEEWAVDRPAPGPLARRRITAPLALGVRAIDGLLTVGEGQRIGIFAGAGVGKSTLLGQIARHTRAELSVICLVGERGREVREFVEEALGPEGLARSVVVAATSDAPALERLKAAHVATGIAEWFAERDRRVLFMLDSLTRYARAQREVGLAAGEPPARHGYPPSVFAALPRLLERTGNRARGGITALYTVLVAGGDLDEPIADEVRGILDGHVVLDPRVAAAGRYPAIDVLRSLSRVMPAVTTDSHRAAADRLRALLAAHERHRDLIAVGAYARGSDPDADEALARLPAIEAFLRQRADEAEAPERTRARLEELVR; encoded by the coding sequence TTGAGCGCGCCCCACCGCCACCGCGACGCGCTCGACCGGGCCGCCCCGCTGCGCCTGCGCGGCCGCGTGACGCGCCTCGTGGGCCTCGTGATCGAGGCCGAGGCCGCCGGCGTCCGGCAGGGCGAGGCGGTGGAGATCCTCACGCCCGGCCGGGAGCCCCTCCTCGCCGAGGTGGTCGGGTTCCGCGACGAGCGGGCGGTGCTGCTCCCCCTCGGAGATCCCGCGGGCCTCGGCGCCGACAGCGAGATCGTCTCGACGGGGCGTCCGCTCTCGATCCGCGCCGGCGACGGCCTCCTCGGGCGCGTGCTCGACGGGCTCGGGCGCCCCCTGGACGGCCTGCCGCTGCCAGCGTCCCTCGAGGAATGGGCCGTGGACCGGCCGGCGCCCGGCCCGCTCGCGCGCCGCCGCATCACGGCGCCGCTCGCGCTCGGGGTGCGCGCGATCGACGGGCTCCTCACCGTCGGTGAGGGGCAGCGGATCGGCATCTTCGCGGGCGCAGGGGTGGGCAAGTCGACCCTGCTCGGCCAGATCGCGCGGCACACGCGGGCCGAGCTGTCGGTCATCTGCCTCGTGGGAGAGCGCGGGCGGGAGGTGCGCGAGTTCGTCGAGGAGGCGCTCGGACCCGAGGGGCTCGCGCGGAGTGTGGTGGTCGCCGCGACGAGCGACGCGCCGGCCCTCGAGCGGCTGAAGGCGGCGCACGTGGCGACGGGGATCGCGGAGTGGTTCGCGGAGCGCGACCGCCGGGTCCTGTTCATGCTCGACTCGCTGACGCGCTACGCGCGCGCGCAGCGCGAGGTCGGCCTCGCGGCCGGCGAGCCCCCCGCGCGGCACGGCTATCCGCCCAGCGTCTTCGCGGCGCTGCCACGCCTCCTCGAGCGCACGGGCAACCGCGCGCGCGGCGGGATCACGGCCCTCTACACCGTCCTCGTCGCGGGCGGCGATCTCGACGAGCCCATCGCGGACGAGGTGCGGGGCATCCTCGACGGTCACGTCGTGCTCGACCCGCGCGTCGCGGCCGCGGGCCGCTACCCCGCCATCGACGTCCTGCGCAGCCTCTCGCGCGTCATGCCCGCGGTGACGACGGACTCGCACCGCGCCGCCGCGGACCGGCTTCGCGCGCTCCTCGCGGCCCACGAGCGCCACCGCGACCTCATCGCCGTCGGCGCTTACGCGCGCGGCTCGGATCCCGACGCCGACGAGGCCCTGGCGCGCCTCCCCGCCATCGAGGCGTTCCTCCGCCAGCGCGCGGACGAGGCCGAGGCTCCGGAGCGCACGCGCGCCCGCCTCGAGGAGCTGGTGCGGTGA
- the nikR gene encoding nickel-responsive transcriptional regulator NikR has product MLERIGISLERSLLEQFDELIERKGYVNRSEAVRDLIRDQLVQRQWSESEGGEQVAVVAIVYDHESSSLAQKLTHIQHENHQAVVSALHVHMDAHNCLEVLVLRGRAGEILQMADSLVATRGVKYGKVVPATTGEALR; this is encoded by the coding sequence ATGCTGGAACGCATCGGCATCTCCCTCGAGCGCAGCCTGCTCGAGCAGTTCGACGAGCTCATCGAGCGCAAGGGCTACGTCAACCGTTCGGAGGCCGTGCGGGACCTCATCCGCGACCAGCTCGTGCAACGCCAGTGGTCGGAGTCGGAGGGCGGCGAGCAGGTCGCGGTCGTGGCCATCGTCTACGACCACGAGTCCTCGAGCCTCGCGCAGAAGCTCACCCACATCCAGCACGAGAACCACCAGGCGGTGGTCTCCGCGCTGCACGTCCACATGGACGCGCACAACTGCCTCGAGGTGCTCGTGCTGCGCGGGCGCGCCGGCGAGATCCTCCAGATGGCGGACAGCCTGGTGGCCACGCGCGGGGTGAAGTACGGCAAGGTCGTCCCTGCGACGACCGGTGAGGCCCTGCGGTAG
- a CDS encoding FliH/SctL family protein — protein MAKILKGGPPSGGARIEAQAFDARARAEALIAAAEEQARRIRDAAEADRVRLRAEAEEEGRREGLARAAAALAAAAAARDRRLALAEREVAAVAVDVARTIIGRELAQDPAAVADLAARALSAARDRREVVLRVNPADAEAIREAAGRLAAVLSRAPGLAVREDPGLARGDAIVETEAGRVDARVETQLAALARALDGEGA, from the coding sequence TTGGCGAAGATCCTCAAGGGTGGGCCACCGTCCGGCGGCGCTCGCATCGAGGCCCAGGCGTTCGACGCGCGCGCGCGGGCCGAGGCCCTGATCGCCGCCGCCGAGGAGCAGGCGCGCCGCATCCGCGACGCGGCGGAGGCGGACCGCGTTCGGCTCCGGGCAGAGGCGGAGGAGGAGGGGCGCCGCGAGGGGCTCGCGCGGGCCGCCGCGGCGCTCGCAGCGGCCGCCGCAGCGCGCGACCGCCGCCTGGCGCTGGCCGAGCGCGAGGTGGCCGCGGTCGCCGTCGACGTGGCTCGGACGATCATCGGTCGCGAGCTCGCCCAGGATCCCGCCGCCGTCGCGGATCTCGCCGCGCGCGCTCTCTCCGCGGCGCGGGACCGGCGGGAGGTCGTGCTGCGCGTGAACCCGGCCGACGCGGAGGCGATCCGCGAGGCGGCCGGGCGCCTCGCGGCGGTCCTCTCCAGGGCGCCGGGCCTCGCGGTGCGCGAGGACCCTGGCCTCGCCCGCGGCGACGCGATCGTGGAGACCGAGGCCGGCCGCGTGGACGCGCGCGTCGAGACCCAGCTCGCGGCCCTCGCGAGGGCGCTCGACGGGGAGGGAGCGTGA